GATAAGCCTCATTCGGCAAGCACCTGCTCGGCACCACCGCCTTTGGCCACCTCGGCGATGGATTCCAGGAGCCGGCGGGCGTTTTCCGGGCTGCGCAGCAGGTAGGCGGTTTCCTCCAGAGAGTTGAAATCGGCAAGGGACAGCATCACCACCGGCTCTTCCTGCTGCCGGGAGATGATGACCGGTTCGTGGTCCTCGCAGACATGTTTCATGGTCTTGGCCAGATTGGCGCGTGCAGCCGTGTAGCTGATGGTATGCATAGGGACCTCCGAGGATTGTCTGTACAAGATACCGTACAGGTGCGCTGGTCCGGTGTCAAGCCGGGTAACCCGAAGGTGAAGAGACCGATGAGGCACATATGACCACCTCGCTGAGCACGCCACCGCTTTCTGCCGAGATTCCGGCCCCCCTGCCCGCCATTCCGGCCCGGATGCTGAACGAGTATGTCTATTGCCCGCGGCTCGGCTATCTCATGTGGGCTGAGGGAGAGTTCGCCGACA
Above is a genomic segment from Thermodesulfobacteriota bacterium containing:
- a CDS encoding type II toxin-antitoxin system prevent-host-death family antitoxin; protein product: MHTISYTAARANLAKTMKHVCEDHEPVIISRQQEEPVVMLSLADFNSLEETAYLLRSPENARRLLESIAEVAKGGGAEQVLAE